The genomic interval TCCACATCTTTCCGAAGTGATGTCAACTTTGAAAGCGTAGCTCTCCGAAAATATCTTGAAGCGCAGCAGATCCGTGCCCTTGCCGCCGGCATTGAAGTCGTACGGCTTCCTGGTGGCATAGCTGTCGGTCTCCTGGGTCGGATAAAACCCGCTGAAGATGTGCCTGCGCTCGTCGGCGACAATACCGGTTCCAAAGTCATGCACGACAAACTGGATTCCCTCCGGACTATCTTTTATCCACACGTCGATGCGGCTTTCATCGGGCGTGTTCTCGACGGCATTTTTCAAAATCCCCTGAACGGTGGCGGAAAGAATCTGTTTCGGTATGGAAATGCTTTTTGTCGATTCCGGGTGAAGTCGAATATCGATGCGTCTGTGTCGACACTGGTTCCGGCAATAGGACAGTGCGTCCTTTACAAAATCTGAAACGACAATTGTGGACGCGACTTGGTCGACCGGGAGAAAGACCTCATCGATACGATTTCGGATCCGTTCGACAATAGTCCCTTCTCCGAGTTGCTCCACAGCAAAACTCTCGAGAATAGCGGCGCATTCATTTAACAGTGTCGATGCCGTGCGATGCTGCTCGTAGACTCTTTCCTTCATAATGTCCCCGGCAACTCTTTGAATTTCCGAAAGTCGCTTCAGGCTCCTTTCCGATCGCTCGTAACTCTTCATCCACTTTGCATCGGACAGCCTGGAAAGGTATTTCCGCTGCAAGGCCATGTTGGTCTCGAGGATCGAAAGCG from Deltaproteobacteria bacterium carries:
- a CDS encoding HAMP domain-containing histidine kinase, with product MEMKDPTQTSSDLKDAELSKNLFHLKTLYDVCRVLLDQEDIDRVLRNFLLMTMGSFGVMRGFIFMQEDRSLLPQKLSTVGLDDGIAPSIEKGCHDLLLSYDIFPKMEHLDDTRRLSYFPPDFTYVSIFNIAYACNGILALGPKLTGDPYSEEDAELFETLVIYLTGTLKNIRSTEALKSAFREVSSINQAKTKVINHLSHELKTPLSILETNMALQRKYLSRLSDAKWMKSYERSERSLKRLSEIQRVAGDIMKERVYEQHRTASTLLNECAAILESFAVEQLGEGTIVERIRNRIDEVFLPVDQVASTIVVSDFVKDALSYCRNQCRHRRIDIRLHPESTKSISIPKQILSATVQGILKNAVENTPDESRIDVWIKDSPEGIQFVVHDFGTGIVADERRHIFSGFYPTQETDSYATRKPYDFNAGGKGTDLLRFKIFSESYAFKVDITSERCGHIPTAKDECPGSVTLCEYCKTPENCHASGNTTVTVVFPCR